A stretch of the Mesorhizobium sp. Pch-S genome encodes the following:
- a CDS encoding Lrp/AsnC family transcriptional regulator, whose amino-acid sequence MQLTEPDRILLRLLQQDARISNQELAEKAGMSASACWRRVRSLEEAGIISGYGAVVDPVKAGLSFSAVVHVMLSRHEADHVATFVSRVAARPEVLECFSTTGEADYHLHVVCRDKDAYNDFLEHFLFRLSGIAHVRTNLVLKDIKVHGQVPV is encoded by the coding sequence ATGCAACTCACCGAACCGGACCGGATTCTGCTGCGGCTGCTGCAGCAGGATGCGCGCATCTCCAATCAGGAACTGGCGGAGAAGGCGGGCATGTCGGCGTCCGCCTGCTGGCGGCGGGTCAGATCGCTGGAAGAAGCCGGCATCATTTCCGGCTATGGCGCGGTCGTCGATCCGGTGAAGGCCGGCTTGAGTTTCTCGGCCGTGGTGCATGTCATGCTGTCGCGGCACGAGGCGGATCATGTCGCCACTTTCGTCTCGCGCGTCGCGGCACGGCCCGAGGTGCTGGAGTGTTTTTCGACCACCGGCGAGGCTGACTACCACCTGCATGTCGTCTGCCGCGACAAGGACGCCTATAACGACTTCCTCGAACACTTCCTGTTCAGGTTGTCCGGCATTGCCCATGTGCGCACCAACCTGGTGCTGAAGGACATCAAGGTGCACGGGCAGGTGCCGGTGTGA
- the paaZ gene encoding phenylacetic acid degradation bifunctional protein PaaZ, which translates to MNAPVKNVRQLESYIAGQWVRGAGKAVPLLDAATGEPVALIDASGIDLKAALSFGRETGNPALRKMSFHERALMLKALGQALMEAKEEFYALSTATGATRTDSWIDIEGGIGTLLSYASKGRRELPNTQTLVDGDVELLSRDNSFSGQHILTPLEGVAVHINAFNFPCWGMLEKLAPTLLAGMPAIVKPASQTAYLTELMVRRIIDLGILPKGALQLVSGSLGDLLDHVDCQDVVTFTGSAATGRKLKAHPAIVENSVRFTMEADSLNAAILGPDAVAGTDEFDLFVKEVAREMTAKAGQKCTAIRRVIAPRASVDALVQALGDRLARTPLGNPGEEGIKMGPLASLAQRDEVRARIRDLQGDAEIVAGDPDRPNVASGDAETGAFLSPVLLYCDRPDAAKAVHDVEAFGPVSTIMPYETAGEAAVLARRGKGSLVASVFTNDPTFARDTVHALGPWHGRVMIGNRASAKSSTGHGSPLPVLVHGGPGRAGGGEELGGMRSVKHYMQRTAVQAAPWLLSEVTGRWMQGAKARHDTMHPFRKSLAELEIGDQLVTGTRTVTLEDIEHFASFTGDTFYAHMDEEAAKANPFFEGRVAHGYLIVSFAAGLFVDPAPGPVLANYGVDSLRFLTPVNPGDTLQVTLTAKQINPRETENYGEVRWDCTVTNQDSQVVAQYDVLTMVAKSWPQ; encoded by the coding sequence ATGAACGCGCCCGTCAAAAATGTCCGCCAGCTGGAATCCTACATCGCCGGGCAATGGGTCCGCGGGGCTGGCAAGGCGGTGCCCTTGCTCGATGCCGCCACCGGCGAGCCGGTGGCGCTGATCGACGCCAGCGGCATCGACCTCAAGGCCGCGCTGAGCTTCGGCCGTGAAACCGGCAACCCGGCGCTGCGCAAGATGAGCTTCCACGAGCGGGCACTGATGCTGAAGGCGCTTGGTCAGGCGCTGATGGAAGCCAAGGAAGAATTCTATGCGCTGTCGACGGCGACAGGTGCTACCCGCACCGACAGCTGGATCGACATTGAGGGCGGCATCGGCACGCTGCTTTCCTACGCATCGAAGGGCAGGCGCGAGCTGCCCAACACGCAAACGCTGGTCGATGGCGACGTCGAGCTGCTGTCGCGTGACAACAGCTTTTCCGGCCAGCACATCTTGACGCCGCTGGAGGGCGTGGCGGTCCACATCAATGCCTTCAACTTCCCCTGCTGGGGCATGCTGGAGAAGCTGGCTCCAACGCTGCTCGCCGGCATGCCGGCGATCGTCAAGCCGGCCAGCCAGACCGCGTATCTGACCGAGCTGATGGTGCGCCGGATCATCGACCTCGGCATCCTCCCCAAGGGCGCGTTGCAGCTTGTCAGCGGTTCGCTCGGCGACCTGCTCGACCATGTCGACTGCCAGGATGTGGTGACCTTCACCGGCTCGGCGGCGACCGGGCGCAAGCTGAAGGCCCATCCGGCGATTGTCGAAAACTCCGTGCGTTTCACCATGGAGGCAGATTCGCTCAACGCGGCGATCCTGGGACCGGATGCCGTTGCAGGCACGGATGAATTCGATCTCTTCGTCAAGGAAGTGGCGCGCGAGATGACCGCCAAGGCCGGGCAGAAGTGCACCGCCATCCGGCGGGTGATCGCGCCGCGCGCCAGTGTCGACGCGCTCGTCCAGGCGCTCGGCGATCGACTGGCCAGGACCCCGCTCGGCAATCCCGGCGAGGAAGGCATCAAGATGGGACCGCTGGCAAGCCTCGCGCAACGCGACGAGGTTCGGGCCCGGATCAGGGACCTGCAGGGCGACGCCGAAATCGTCGCCGGCGATCCGGACCGGCCGAATGTCGCCTCCGGCGATGCCGAAACAGGCGCATTCCTCAGCCCGGTCCTGCTCTATTGCGACAGGCCGGATGCGGCGAAGGCGGTTCATGATGTGGAGGCCTTCGGACCGGTCAGCACCATCATGCCTTACGAAACCGCCGGGGAAGCGGCCGTGCTGGCGCGGCGTGGCAAGGGCAGCCTGGTGGCATCCGTGTTCACCAACGACCCGACATTCGCACGCGATACCGTGCATGCGCTGGGGCCGTGGCACGGCCGCGTCATGATCGGCAATCGTGCGAGCGCGAAGTCGTCGACCGGCCATGGCTCACCCTTGCCGGTACTGGTGCATGGTGGACCCGGCCGCGCCGGCGGTGGCGAGGAACTCGGCGGCATGCGCTCGGTCAAGCACTACATGCAACGCACGGCAGTACAGGCAGCGCCCTGGCTGCTGTCGGAAGTCACCGGCCGCTGGATGCAGGGTGCGAAGGCCAGGCACGACACCATGCACCCCTTCCGCAAGTCACTCGCCGAACTGGAAATCGGCGACCAGCTGGTGACCGGCACGCGCACGGTGACGCTGGAGGACATCGAGCATTTCGCCAGTTTCACTGGCGACACCTTCTACGCCCATATGGACGAGGAAGCGGCCAAGGCGAACCCATTCTTCGAGGGACGCGTGGCGCATGGCTACCTGATCGTCTCCTTCGCCGCCGGCCTGTTCGTCGACCCGGCGCCGGGCCCTGTGCTGGCCAACTACGGCGTGGACTCGCTACGCTTCCTCACGCCGGTCAATCCGGGCGACACGCTGCAGGTGACGTTGACGGCCAAGCAGATCAACCCGCGCGAGACCGAAAACTATGGCGAGGTGCGCTGGGATTGCACGGTAACCAACCAGGACTCGCAGGTGGTGGCGCAGTACGACGTGCTGACCATGGTGGCGAAAAGCTGGCCGCAGTAG
- the paaK gene encoding phenylacetate--CoA ligase PaaK: MEDLSPRPGDLEPIEIASRDEISALQLKRLKATLDHAYRNSPHYKAKFDAAGVHPDDLWQLSDLSKFPFTVKKDLRDTYPFGMFAVPREKLARVHASSGTTGKPTVVGYTKNDIDMWATCVARSIRASGGRPGDICHVAYGYGLFTGGLGAHYGAEKLGCTVVPVSGGMTERQVSLIEDFKPRIIMVTPSYMLSILDEYRRIGIDPRSSSLAVGIFGAEPWTNAMREEIQDDFDMHAVDIYGLSEVIGPGVANECVETKDGLHVWEDHFYPEIIDPETGEVMPDGEMGELVFTSLTKEALPIIRYRTRDLTRLLPGTARSMRRIEKITGRSDDMMILRGVNVFPTQIEEQLLKCAGLAPHFQIVLSRSGRLDDMTVHVEAMPHAGDAAQRAASAKELAHHIKSVVGVSTKIVVGDPDSVERSAGKARRIVDNRPKI, from the coding sequence ATGGAAGACCTGTCTCCGCGTCCGGGTGATCTGGAGCCGATCGAGATCGCCTCGCGCGACGAGATATCAGCGCTTCAGCTCAAGCGGTTGAAGGCGACGCTCGACCATGCCTACCGCAACTCGCCACACTACAAGGCCAAGTTCGACGCGGCCGGTGTCCATCCCGATGACCTGTGGCAGCTGTCGGATCTGTCGAAGTTCCCGTTCACCGTCAAAAAGGACCTGCGCGATACCTATCCGTTCGGCATGTTCGCGGTGCCGCGCGAAAAGCTGGCGCGCGTCCACGCTTCCTCTGGCACGACCGGCAAACCGACCGTCGTCGGCTACACAAAAAACGATATCGACATGTGGGCGACCTGTGTCGCGCGCTCGATCCGCGCGTCGGGCGGCAGGCCAGGCGACATCTGCCATGTCGCCTATGGCTATGGCCTGTTCACCGGCGGCCTCGGTGCCCACTATGGGGCTGAAAAACTCGGCTGCACGGTGGTGCCGGTCTCCGGCGGCATGACCGAGCGCCAGGTTTCGCTGATCGAGGATTTCAAGCCGCGCATCATCATGGTGACGCCGTCCTACATGCTGTCGATCCTGGACGAGTATCGACGGATCGGCATCGATCCGCGTTCGTCGTCGCTGGCGGTCGGCATCTTCGGCGCCGAACCCTGGACCAACGCCATGCGCGAGGAGATCCAGGATGATTTCGACATGCACGCCGTCGACATTTACGGCCTGTCGGAGGTCATCGGTCCCGGCGTGGCCAATGAATGCGTCGAGACCAAGGATGGCCTGCATGTGTGGGAGGACCATTTCTATCCGGAGATCATCGATCCCGAGACGGGTGAGGTGATGCCTGATGGCGAGATGGGCGAACTGGTGTTCACCTCGCTGACCAAGGAAGCGCTGCCGATCATCCGCTACCGCACGCGCGACCTGACCCGCCTGCTGCCAGGCACTGCGCGCTCCATGCGGCGCATCGAGAAGATCACCGGCCGCTCCGATGACATGATGATCCTGCGCGGCGTCAACGTCTTCCCGACCCAGATCGAGGAACAGCTGCTCAAATGTGCGGGGCTCGCGCCGCATTTCCAGATCGTGCTCAGCCGCAGCGGCCGCCTCGACGACATGACGGTTCATGTCGAGGCCATGCCGCACGCCGGGGACGCCGCCCAGCGCGCTGCTTCCGCCAAAGAACTTGCGCACCACATCAAGAGCGTGGTGGGTGTGAGCACGAAGATCGTGGTCGGTGATCCCGATTCGGTCGAACGTTCGGCTGGCAAGGCCAGGCGGATCGTCGACAACAGGCCTAAAATCTGA
- the paaG gene encoding 2-(1,2-epoxy-1,2-dihydrophenyl)acetyl-CoA isomerase PaaG, which yields MTLTLNRPDKLNSFNPELHEALRAALEQARDDAAIRAVLLTGAGRAFCAGQDLGDRDPRKATEAPDLGYTIETYYNPLLRLIRSLDKPVICAVNGVAAGAGANIALACDIVLAAKSAKFIQAFSKIGLVPDSGGTWTLPRLLGEARAKALVLTAEPLPAQTAVDWGLIWKAVDDEQLMPEAAALAKRLAAGPTFGIGLTKQAIHASAANTFDQQLDLERDLQRRAGRSADYAEGVAAFLDKRAPEFKGR from the coding sequence ATGACGCTGACGCTCAACCGTCCCGACAAGCTGAATTCCTTCAATCCGGAGCTCCACGAAGCTTTGCGTGCTGCCCTTGAACAGGCGCGCGATGATGCGGCGATCCGGGCCGTTCTGCTGACCGGCGCCGGTCGTGCCTTCTGTGCCGGCCAGGATCTTGGCGATCGCGACCCGCGCAAGGCCACCGAGGCGCCGGATCTCGGTTACACGATCGAAACCTATTACAACCCGTTGCTGCGTTTGATCCGGTCGTTGGACAAGCCCGTCATCTGCGCGGTCAATGGCGTCGCCGCCGGCGCCGGCGCCAACATCGCGCTGGCCTGCGATATCGTGCTGGCGGCCAAATCGGCCAAGTTCATCCAGGCCTTTTCGAAGATAGGCCTTGTGCCGGATTCCGGCGGCACCTGGACTTTGCCGCGCCTGCTCGGCGAAGCGCGTGCGAAGGCCCTGGTGCTGACTGCCGAGCCACTGCCGGCGCAAACCGCTGTCGACTGGGGGCTGATCTGGAAAGCCGTCGACGACGAACAATTGATGCCGGAGGCGGCTGCGTTGGCGAAACGCCTCGCCGCGGGGCCAACCTTCGGCATCGGCCTGACCAAGCAGGCCATCCATGCCAGCGCCGCCAATACGTTCGACCAGCAGCTCGACCTCGAACGGGATCTGCAGCGCAGAGCCGGCCGCAGCGCCGACTACGCCGAAGGCGTCGCCGCTTTCCTGGACAAGCGAGCGCCGGAGTTCAAGGGCAGATGA
- a CDS encoding TetR/AcrR family transcriptional regulator, with amino-acid sequence MARTRAADFDEKRRSILDGAAAVFAKLGMERASMAQVAQENNVSKALLYHYYPSKELLLFDIGRTHLVELEQAILEADRPDLEPRQRLRHLIGGVLENYRTAANFHQVLLNGTGSLSEAQKTELQQMERRIVKAFSDVLTDINPELGKARAGITPVTMSLFGILNWAYTWFKPSGALNREGYADMVTSLVLDGVSSLK; translated from the coding sequence ATGGCAAGGACGAGAGCTGCGGATTTCGACGAGAAACGGCGCAGCATCCTCGACGGCGCCGCCGCGGTCTTTGCCAAGCTCGGCATGGAGCGCGCCTCCATGGCGCAGGTCGCGCAGGAGAACAACGTCTCCAAGGCGCTGCTCTACCACTATTATCCCAGCAAGGAACTGCTGCTGTTCGACATCGGGCGAACCCATCTGGTCGAGCTCGAACAGGCGATCCTCGAGGCTGATCGTCCAGACCTGGAGCCCCGGCAGCGGTTGCGTCATCTCATCGGCGGCGTGCTGGAGAATTACCGCACCGCCGCCAATTTCCATCAGGTCCTGCTCAACGGCACTGGCTCGCTTTCGGAAGCGCAGAAGACCGAGCTGCAGCAGATGGAGCGCCGCATCGTCAAGGCGTTCTCCGATGTGCTCACCGACATCAATCCTGAACTCGGCAAGGCCCGCGCCGGCATCACGCCCGTCACCATGTCACTGTTCGGCATCCTCAACTGGGCCTACACCTGGTTCAAGCCGAGCGGCGCGCTCAACCGCGAGGGTTATGCCGACATGGTCACGTCGCTGGTCCTCGATGGCGTGAGTTCGCTCAAGTAG
- a CDS encoding indolepyruvate ferredoxin oxidoreductase family protein, whose product MADAAPSLADYNLNDRYTNRDGRVFLTGTQALVRITLDQARRDKDRGLNTAGFVSGYRGSPLGGVDLELWRAKDLVKQHGIEFLPAVNEDLAATAVLGSQQVETNPERTVEGVFSMWYGKGPGVDRAGDALKHGNAYGSSPHGGVLVVAGDDHGCVSSSMPHQSDVAFMAWFMPTLNPSSVGEYQAFGEYGYALSRFTGMWVGFKAISETVESGQSVEIVADRQFQKPDYAPPPTGLHYRWPDLPGPQIEERMEAKKMAVYAFADANPIDRRVYDIADASFGIVTTGKAHLDLMEALRLLGLDEKACRKLGIDIYKVGMVWPLARRDALEFVKEKKEILVVEEKRGIIESQLKEYFYDYPGHKPHSMVGKRDEDGNRLISWIGELSPRMLAPIVAKRLDMVFPNLRLLDRAASLLPESERLIQVPGAARTPYFCSGCPHNSSTKVPEGSKALAGIGCHFMASWMDRETTSLIQMGGEGVNWAASSLFTGKGHIFQNLGEGTYYHSGSMAIRQAIAAKANITYKILFNDAVAMTGGQPVDGPISVQAIAQEVRAEGVERIALVSDQPDKFSIAAFPPGVTLHHRSELDAVQRNLREVKGVSVLIYEQTCATEKRRRRKRGTMEDPKRFAWINDLVCEGCGDCSVESNCLSVEPKETPFGRKRKINLSNCNKDFSCLNGFCPSFVTVEGAVRRKRQASSEDFSARAAALPLPDAPTLDRPYDLLVTGVGGTGVVTVGALISMAAHLEGRGSSVLDFTGFAQKFGPVLSFIRLAATPDAINQVRIDAGAADALIGGDIVVSSSPKASGCYRAGMQAVVNMAEMPTGDIVRLRDADLSTRRRLKEIERVAGADNVRALDANALAERLFGDAVFANIILLGYAWQRGLVPIGYDALQRAIGLNGVAVDRNRQAFAAGRLAAADPRSLAPDQPAAAESLEEMIARREAFLVDYQDSAWARRYRATIDRVRNAERPFGSEVLTDAVARSLFKLMSYKDEYEVARLHMQTGFFAELKREFDGDYTVNYHFAPPFLGGARDARGRPRKRQFGQWIQMPLRVMARLKRLRGTAFDPFGYTAERRMERELIGWYQGLIDRIIGQLGTQPPAELVELAKAPMDIRGYGPVKDEAVAKVKARVAALLDSPKETRKAA is encoded by the coding sequence GTGGCTGACGCTGCCCCCTCGCTTGCCGACTACAATCTCAACGACCGCTACACGAACAGGGACGGCCGCGTCTTCCTGACCGGCACGCAGGCACTGGTGCGCATCACGCTTGACCAGGCGCGGCGCGACAAGGACCGCGGCCTGAACACCGCGGGCTTCGTTTCCGGCTATCGCGGCTCGCCACTCGGCGGCGTCGACCTCGAACTGTGGCGAGCCAAGGACCTCGTCAAACAGCACGGCATCGAATTCCTGCCTGCGGTAAACGAGGATCTCGCCGCGACTGCCGTGCTCGGCTCGCAGCAGGTCGAGACCAATCCGGAGCGGACGGTCGAAGGCGTGTTTTCGATGTGGTATGGCAAGGGACCAGGCGTCGACCGCGCCGGCGACGCGTTGAAGCACGGCAATGCCTATGGCTCCTCGCCGCATGGTGGCGTGCTGGTGGTGGCCGGTGACGATCACGGCTGCGTGTCGTCCTCCATGCCGCATCAGTCCGATGTCGCCTTCATGGCCTGGTTCATGCCGACCCTGAACCCTTCCTCCGTCGGCGAATATCAGGCCTTTGGCGAATATGGCTATGCGCTGTCCCGCTTCACCGGCATGTGGGTCGGTTTCAAGGCAATCTCCGAAACCGTGGAGAGCGGCCAGTCGGTGGAAATCGTTGCCGACCGGCAATTCCAGAAACCCGACTACGCGCCGCCGCCTACCGGCCTGCACTATCGCTGGCCTGACCTGCCTGGCCCGCAGATCGAAGAACGCATGGAAGCCAAGAAGATGGCCGTCTATGCCTTCGCCGATGCCAACCCGATCGACCGGCGCGTCTACGACATAGCCGACGCAAGTTTCGGCATCGTCACCACTGGCAAGGCTCATCTCGACCTGATGGAAGCGCTGCGGCTGCTCGGCCTTGACGAGAAGGCCTGCCGCAAGCTCGGCATCGACATCTACAAGGTCGGCATGGTGTGGCCGCTGGCGCGCCGCGACGCGCTGGAGTTCGTGAAGGAAAAGAAGGAGATCCTCGTCGTCGAGGAAAAGCGCGGCATTATCGAAAGCCAGCTCAAGGAGTATTTCTACGACTATCCGGGCCACAAGCCGCACTCGATGGTCGGCAAGCGCGACGAGGATGGCAACCGGCTGATCTCGTGGATCGGTGAGCTGTCGCCGCGCATGCTGGCGCCGATTGTCGCCAAGCGGCTGGACATGGTGTTTCCGAACCTGCGCCTGCTCGACCGAGCGGCATCCCTGCTGCCGGAATCGGAACGGCTGATCCAGGTGCCGGGCGCGGCGCGCACGCCCTATTTCTGTTCCGGCTGTCCGCACAACTCGTCTACCAAGGTGCCGGAAGGCTCCAAGGCGCTGGCCGGCATCGGCTGCCATTTCATGGCAAGCTGGATGGACCGTGAAACGACATCGCTGATCCAGATGGGCGGCGAAGGTGTGAACTGGGCGGCGTCCTCGCTGTTCACCGGCAAGGGCCATATCTTCCAGAACCTCGGCGAAGGCACTTATTATCATTCCGGCTCGATGGCGATCCGTCAGGCAATCGCGGCGAAGGCCAACATCACCTACAAGATCCTGTTCAACGACGCGGTCGCCATGACCGGCGGCCAGCCGGTGGACGGCCCGATCAGCGTTCAGGCGATCGCGCAGGAAGTGCGCGCCGAAGGCGTGGAACGCATCGCGCTTGTCTCCGACCAGCCGGACAAGTTCAGCATCGCGGCATTCCCCCCGGGCGTGACGCTGCACCACCGCTCGGAACTCGATGCCGTGCAGCGCAACCTGCGCGAGGTGAAGGGCGTCTCGGTGCTGATCTACGAACAGACCTGCGCCACTGAAAAGCGCAGACGACGCAAACGCGGCACGATGGAAGATCCCAAGCGTTTCGCCTGGATCAACGACCTGGTCTGCGAAGGCTGCGGAGACTGCTCCGTCGAGTCCAACTGCCTCAGCGTCGAACCGAAGGAGACGCCGTTCGGCCGCAAGCGCAAGATCAACCTTTCCAACTGCAACAAGGACTTCTCCTGCCTGAACGGTTTCTGCCCGAGCTTCGTGACCGTGGAAGGTGCGGTGCGCCGCAAGCGGCAGGCAAGCAGCGAGGATTTCAGTGCCCGGGCCGCCGCACTGCCCCTGCCGGATGCCCCCACGCTCGACCGCCCTTATGACCTGCTCGTGACCGGTGTCGGCGGCACCGGCGTGGTGACGGTCGGCGCACTGATCTCGATGGCGGCGCATCTGGAAGGCCGAGGCAGTTCGGTGCTCGACTTCACCGGCTTCGCGCAGAAGTTCGGCCCGGTGCTTTCCTTCATCCGGCTGGCAGCAACGCCCGATGCCATCAACCAGGTGCGCATCGATGCCGGCGCGGCGGACGCGCTGATCGGCGGTGACATCGTGGTGTCATCCTCGCCGAAGGCGTCGGGCTGCTATCGGGCCGGAATGCAGGCGGTGGTCAACATGGCGGAGATGCCGACCGGCGACATCGTGCGCTTGCGTGATGCCGACCTCTCGACCCGGCGCCGGCTGAAGGAAATCGAACGCGTGGCAGGAGCCGACAATGTGCGTGCGCTGGATGCAAACGCGCTTGCCGAGCGGCTGTTCGGCGATGCCGTCTTCGCCAACATCATCCTGCTTGGTTACGCCTGGCAGCGGGGCCTGGTGCCGATCGGATACGACGCGCTGCAGCGTGCGATCGGGCTGAATGGCGTCGCCGTCGATCGCAACAGACAGGCCTTCGCCGCCGGCCGGCTGGCTGCCGCAGATCCCCGCTCACTTGCTCCCGATCAGCCAGCGGCAGCAGAGAGCCTGGAAGAGATGATCGCGCGACGCGAGGCTTTTCTCGTCGACTATCAGGATTCTGCCTGGGCACGGCGTTATCGCGCGACGATCGACCGGGTACGCAATGCCGAGCGGCCGTTCGGCTCGGAAGTCCTGACTGATGCGGTCGCGCGCTCGCTCTTCAAGCTGATGTCCTACAAGGACGAATATGAGGTGGCGCGCCTGCATATGCAGACCGGTTTCTTCGCCGAACTCAAGCGCGAGTTCGATGGTGACTACACGGTCAACTACCACTTCGCGCCACCCTTCCTGGGTGGTGCTAGGGACGCACGCGGCAGGCCGCGCAAACGCCAGTTCGGGCAGTGGATCCAGATGCCGCTGCGCGTCATGGCGCGGTTGAAGCGACTGCGCGGCACGGCCTTCGACCCGTTCGGCTACACCGCCGAACGCCGGATGGAGCGAGAGCTGATCGGCTGGTACCAGGGCTTGATCGACCGGATCATCGGGCAGCTCGGTACACAGCCACCGGCCGAACTGGTCGAGTTGGCGAAGGCACCGATGGATATTCGCGGCTATGGCCCCGTGAAGGACGAAGCGGTTGCGAAGGTCAAGGCGCGGGTTGCCGCTTTGCTTGACAGCCCGAAGGAGACGCGCAAGGCAGCTTGA
- the paaI gene encoding hydroxyphenylacetyl-CoA thioesterase PaaI, which yields MTIDMSDPKAVATASAEAMWREDRASRHLGMELEHVGPGEATVSFTVTDVMTNGHNTCHGGYMFTLADSAFAFACNSYNQRAVAQHCSVTFVAPAFLGDRLTARAREVSRAGRNGIYDIAVTNQKGERVAEFRGHSRTVKGTHLPA from the coding sequence ATGACGATCGATATGAGCGATCCGAAGGCTGTTGCCACGGCTTCGGCCGAAGCGATGTGGCGGGAGGATCGTGCCTCGCGGCATCTCGGCATGGAGCTGGAACATGTCGGGCCGGGCGAGGCGACGGTCTCCTTCACGGTGACGGACGTCATGACCAACGGCCACAACACCTGCCACGGCGGCTACATGTTCACGCTGGCCGACTCCGCCTTTGCCTTCGCCTGCAACAGCTACAACCAGCGCGCGGTGGCGCAGCATTGCTCCGTCACCTTCGTCGCACCGGCCTTTCTCGGCGACCGGCTGACGGCGCGTGCCCGCGAGGTGTCTCGCGCCGGTCGCAACGGCATCTACGACATCGCGGTGACGAACCAGAAAGGCGAGCGGGTGGCGGAGTTCCGCGGCCACTCGCGCACAGTCAAGGGAACACATCTGCCGGCATAG
- a CDS encoding Phenylacetic acid catabolic protein: MTSDPTDTMSLDDYLAQGGKLTTPENAPPRYRGELLRLMATFVDSELAGAAGFADIINQGPGIKERIAASRIVLEKLDHAERVLAVMGEFGADISRYASHHPWTARVARDSDLGSARHGSDMRLAVLHYPLQNWLDAVVMNVLMGRAVIIQLDEFSRLSYQPLGDIFRAILPRERRHTELGEEGLRKLLQDTINKPAILTSIAYWRPRVAASFGAAASQHFDTQKKFGLRHTGNAELAAEWARQVDSLLGDIGLR; the protein is encoded by the coding sequence ATGACCAGTGATCCGACCGATACGATGTCGCTGGACGACTATCTTGCCCAGGGCGGCAAGCTGACGACACCGGAAAACGCGCCACCGCGCTATCGCGGCGAATTGCTGCGCTTGATGGCGACCTTCGTCGACAGCGAGCTGGCGGGTGCCGCCGGCTTTGCCGACATCATCAACCAGGGACCCGGCATCAAGGAGCGCATCGCGGCCTCGCGTATCGTTCTGGAGAAACTCGACCATGCCGAGCGGGTGCTTGCCGTGATGGGCGAATTCGGCGCCGACATTTCACGCTACGCCAGCCATCATCCCTGGACCGCGCGCGTCGCCCGCGACAGCGACCTGGGCTCGGCCCGCCATGGCTCGGACATGCGGCTGGCCGTGCTGCACTATCCGCTGCAGAACTGGCTCGATGCGGTGGTGATGAACGTGCTGATGGGCCGGGCCGTCATTATCCAGCTCGACGAGTTTTCCAGGCTGTCCTACCAGCCGCTGGGCGACATCTTCCGGGCGATCCTGCCACGCGAGCGCCGGCATACGGAACTCGGCGAAGAGGGCTTGCGCAAGCTGCTGCAGGACACGATCAACAAGCCTGCCATCTTGACATCGATCGCCTACTGGCGCCCTCGCGTCGCGGCAAGCTTCGGCGCCGCCGCCTCCCAGCATTTCGACACACAGAAGAAGTTCGGCCTGCGTCATACCGGCAACGCGGAACTCGCCGCCGAATGGGCGCGCCAGGTCGACAGTTTGCTGGGCGATATCGGCCTGCGCTGA